In Saccharomonospora marina XMU15, one genomic interval encodes:
- a CDS encoding maleylpyruvate isomerase N-terminal domain-containing protein yields MELFSRTWTALRRVVAETPDEDFARPSGCTGWLVRDLVCHLVIDAQDVLITLVTPAEIEPTHDAVTYWDVAETPPTGNDPLDALITRLATAYEQPRLLKFHLDDVGSAAGRAAGLTDPGLRVRTQDKVLTAGDYLTAYVLEWTLHHLDLIAYLPDAAEPPAEGLVRSREMLERIVGGAFPASMSDKDALLVGTGRRAPTDAEKVELGELGTKLPLVLG; encoded by the coding sequence GTGGAGCTCTTCTCGCGCACTTGGACGGCGTTGCGCAGGGTGGTCGCCGAGACCCCGGACGAGGACTTCGCCCGGCCGTCCGGCTGCACCGGCTGGCTCGTGCGGGATCTGGTGTGCCACCTGGTCATCGACGCTCAGGACGTCCTGATCACCCTCGTGACACCCGCCGAGATCGAACCGACCCATGACGCGGTCACCTACTGGGACGTCGCCGAAACGCCGCCGACCGGCAACGACCCGCTCGACGCGCTGATCACCCGGCTGGCCACCGCCTACGAACAGCCGCGGCTGCTGAAGTTCCACCTCGATGACGTCGGCTCCGCCGCTGGCCGCGCCGCCGGACTCACCGACCCAGGTCTGCGTGTGCGCACTCAGGACAAGGTGCTGACCGCGGGCGACTACCTCACCGCGTATGTCCTGGAATGGACGCTGCACCACCTCGACCTGATCGCGTACCTCCCGGACGCAGCGGAGCCGCCCGCCGAGGGCCTCGTCCGGTCGCGCGAGATGCTGGAGAGGATCGTCGGGGGCGCGTTCCCCGCGTCGATGTCCGACAAGGATGCGCTGCTGGTCGGCACCGGACGACGTGCCCCGACCGACGCGGAGAAGGTCGAGCTCGGCGAGCTGGGCACGAAACTCCCGCTCGTCCTCGGATGA
- a CDS encoding MDR family MFS transporter, with amino-acid sequence MTTAAPASQPVPDQPAGSLPRKQILKAFAGLLLALLVGMLSSTIVSNALPRILADLGGTQDEYAWVVTAMLLTSTATTPVWGKLSDLFSKKLLYQLAIVIFTIGSVLAGLSQSMPQLVAFRAVQGIGLGGMQALIQAVLAAMITPRERGRYAGYIGATFAVATVSGPLLGGLIVDSALGWRWCFWVVVPIAALAFVVLGRTLRLPVVTRHVRIDWLGATLLVGGVTLLLVWFSMAGKQFAWLSWTTAAMVAASVVLLVVAVFVEAKVSEPVLPLRLFGNRTFSLAVLGSLAVGTAMFGAAVFLAQYYQISRGYSPTHAGLMTLPMVLSLFLSSTITGRIVSHTGRTKPFLVAGALVLLAGSALLSSVDHTTNLGWMGVYLALLGAGVGALLQNLVLVAQNIVGIRDIGAATGTVTFFRTLGGAAGVSALGAVLAGRVAADIRSSLAARGIPVGDAVEGGGSTLDVASLPEPVREVVRAAYGDATGILFLVTAAITVVTVIAVLLLKERPLRDTLDIAAAPARPGTELSKLPARR; translated from the coding sequence GTGACGACTGCCGCGCCCGCCTCCCAGCCCGTGCCCGACCAACCCGCCGGGTCGCTGCCACGCAAGCAGATCCTCAAGGCCTTCGCCGGACTGTTGCTGGCGCTGCTGGTGGGAATGCTGTCCTCCACGATCGTGTCCAACGCCCTGCCGAGAATCCTGGCCGACCTCGGCGGCACGCAGGACGAGTACGCGTGGGTGGTGACGGCCATGCTGCTGACCTCCACCGCCACCACCCCCGTCTGGGGCAAGCTCTCCGACCTGTTCAGCAAGAAGCTGCTGTACCAACTCGCCATCGTGATCTTCACGATCGGTTCCGTGCTCGCGGGCCTGTCGCAATCCATGCCGCAACTGGTCGCCTTCCGCGCCGTGCAGGGGATCGGCCTCGGCGGCATGCAGGCTCTCATCCAGGCCGTGCTGGCAGCCATGATCACTCCCAGGGAACGCGGCCGCTACGCGGGCTACATCGGTGCGACGTTCGCCGTCGCAACCGTGTCCGGACCGCTGCTCGGCGGCCTCATCGTGGACTCCGCGCTCGGCTGGCGATGGTGTTTCTGGGTCGTGGTACCGATCGCGGCGTTGGCGTTCGTCGTACTGGGCCGCACGCTGCGGCTGCCGGTGGTCACCCGGCACGTCAGGATCGACTGGCTGGGCGCGACGCTACTGGTGGGTGGGGTCACGCTACTGCTGGTGTGGTTCTCCATGGCGGGCAAGCAGTTCGCGTGGCTTTCGTGGACCACCGCCGCCATGGTGGCGGCCTCGGTGGTGCTGCTGGTGGTGGCCGTGTTCGTCGAGGCCAAGGTCAGCGAACCGGTGTTGCCGTTGCGGCTGTTCGGCAACCGCACCTTCAGCCTCGCCGTGCTCGGCTCGCTCGCCGTGGGCACCGCCATGTTCGGCGCGGCGGTGTTTCTCGCGCAGTACTACCAGATCTCGCGCGGCTACTCCCCCACCCACGCCGGGCTGATGACCCTGCCCATGGTGCTCAGTCTCTTCCTGTCCTCGACGATCACCGGGCGAATCGTGTCGCACACCGGCAGGACGAAACCGTTCCTCGTCGCGGGCGCGCTGGTGCTGCTGGCAGGCAGCGCGCTGCTGAGCAGCGTGGATCACACCACCAACCTCGGCTGGATGGGCGTGTACCTGGCGCTGCTGGGCGCCGGCGTCGGTGCGCTGCTGCAGAACCTGGTGCTGGTGGCGCAGAACATCGTGGGTATCCGCGACATCGGGGCGGCGACCGGCACGGTGACGTTCTTCCGCACACTCGGCGGCGCGGCCGGGGTGTCCGCGCTCGGCGCCGTGCTCGCGGGCCGCGTGGCCGCCGACATCAGGTCCTCGCTGGCGGCGCGCGGTATCCCGGTCGGCGACGCGGTCGAGGGTGGCGGCAGCACCCTGGACGTGGCATCGCTTCCCGAGCCGGTGCGCGAGGTGGTTCGCGCCGCCTACGGAGACGCGACCGGCATCCTGTTCCTGGTCACCGCCGCGATCACCGTGGTGACGGTGATCGCGGTGCTGCTGCTCAAGGAACGTCCGCTGCGCGACACCCTCGACATCGCCGCCGCGCCCGCTCGACCCGGCACGGAACTTTCGAAGCTGCCTGCACGTCGCTGA
- a CDS encoding haloacid dehalogenase type II has product MPARPHAVAFDVLETMLNLEPLRARLETIGQPAQLLQPWFMRFQRDSLALALSGDFRTFESVARQALRTDTNHTATEEDIDHVLAGFAELPAYPDAEPALRMLSEAGLRVGCLTVGSAQNTARFLEQAGLARHVDHVVTADQAGIWKPAPSVYRVTARELGTSPQNLALVAVHAWDCHGAKRAGCLAGWCDRLEGRYGDVFTPPDVSGADLVEVAEGLLRLGPVPGPDAG; this is encoded by the coding sequence GTGCCCGCTCGCCCGCACGCCGTCGCCTTCGATGTGCTCGAAACGATGCTGAACCTGGAGCCGCTGCGCGCACGGCTGGAGACGATCGGCCAACCCGCGCAGTTGCTGCAACCGTGGTTCATGCGATTCCAGCGCGACTCCCTGGCTCTGGCCCTCAGTGGAGACTTCCGGACGTTCGAGTCGGTGGCGCGGCAGGCGTTGCGCACCGACACCAACCACACCGCCACCGAGGAGGACATCGACCACGTGCTGGCGGGGTTCGCCGAACTGCCCGCGTACCCCGATGCCGAACCGGCGCTGCGCATGCTGTCCGAAGCCGGGCTGCGGGTCGGCTGCTTGACCGTCGGCAGCGCGCAGAACACGGCACGGTTCCTGGAACAGGCGGGTCTGGCACGCCACGTGGACCACGTCGTCACCGCGGACCAGGCCGGCATCTGGAAGCCCGCGCCGTCCGTCTATCGCGTGACGGCCAGGGAACTCGGCACGTCGCCGCAGAACCTGGCGCTGGTCGCGGTGCACGCCTGGGACTGCCACGGAGCCAAACGTGCCGGCTGCCTCGCCGGCTGGTGTGACCGGCTGGAAGGCCGCTACGGCGACGTCTTCACCCCACCCGACGTCAGCGGCGCCGACCTCGTCGAGGTCGCCGAAGGCCTGCTGCGGCTCGGCCCCGTACCAGGGCCCGACGCCGGGTGA
- a CDS encoding avidin/streptavidin family protein, whose amino-acid sequence MAIDGDWYNEFGSRMRLRPDAEGGLSGEYVSAVGHVAGTYRLIGRYAGSTEAGHGIVLGWTIAWHNDRGSADSVTSWSGQYLAQDPERILTTWLLSRSAEPDEVWEATVVGQDVFTRRPPTDEEVERSLRSGRPVPHPKAP is encoded by the coding sequence ATGGCGATCGACGGTGACTGGTACAACGAGTTCGGGTCCCGGATGCGGCTGCGGCCCGACGCCGAGGGCGGCCTCAGCGGTGAATACGTCTCCGCTGTCGGCCACGTCGCGGGCACCTACCGGCTCATCGGGCGGTATGCGGGCTCGACCGAAGCCGGGCACGGCATCGTGCTGGGCTGGACGATCGCCTGGCACAACGACCGCGGCTCGGCGGACTCGGTGACCAGCTGGAGCGGGCAGTACCTGGCCCAAGACCCGGAGCGCATCCTCACCACCTGGCTGCTGTCCCGGTCCGCCGAACCCGACGAAGTGTGGGAGGCCACCGTCGTGGGGCAGGACGTGTTCACCCGGCGCCCGCCCACCGACGAGGAGGTCGAGCGGTCACTGCGCAGCGGGCGGCCGGTGCCGCATCCGAAAGCACCGTGA
- a CDS encoding MerR family transcriptional regulator, which produces MARLSIGEFAQACGLTPKALRLYDELALLPPAHVDPHSGYRSYERGQLERARLVAWLRGLGMPLSRIRTVCDLPAAAAASEVASYWRQVEADTAARKELAAFLIDQLSRKETDMTEQTRNVGLRSAARLECGPVRPTNQDSAYAGKHLFAVADGFGADAGDDSAATAVVRALEPLDAPVPAGRLPQAVGAVTGTARGAVEEFVAAEPAHADTGTTLTALLWSGAQVAIVHIGDCRAYLLRGGELTRITHDHTLVQSLVDEGRLTPEEAETHPRRATLTRALHREHAEPDLQIRQARVGDRYLLCSDGVHGVLAETALAATLADSGSAEQVADALLAHVADNGTPDNAACVVVDVLPA; this is translated from the coding sequence ATGGCCAGGCTGAGCATCGGCGAGTTCGCGCAGGCGTGCGGCCTCACGCCGAAGGCACTGCGGCTCTACGACGAACTCGCGTTGCTGCCACCGGCGCACGTCGACCCGCACTCGGGATACCGCTCCTACGAGCGCGGCCAACTTGAACGCGCCCGGTTGGTGGCGTGGCTGCGCGGCCTGGGCATGCCGCTTTCCCGAATCCGAACGGTGTGCGACCTGCCCGCGGCCGCGGCAGCCTCGGAGGTCGCCTCCTACTGGCGGCAGGTAGAGGCCGACACGGCCGCCCGCAAGGAACTGGCCGCCTTCCTGATCGATCAACTGTCCCGAAAGGAAACCGACATGACGGAGCAAACCCGAAACGTCGGGCTGCGGTCGGCAGCGCGGCTGGAGTGCGGACCGGTGCGGCCGACGAACCAGGACTCGGCCTACGCGGGCAAGCACCTGTTCGCCGTCGCCGATGGCTTCGGTGCCGACGCCGGCGACGACTCGGCCGCGACCGCGGTCGTGCGCGCGCTGGAGCCGCTGGATGCGCCGGTACCAGCCGGTCGCCTACCGCAGGCGGTCGGCGCGGTCACCGGCACCGCACGCGGCGCGGTGGAGGAATTCGTCGCGGCCGAACCCGCGCACGCCGACACGGGCACCACGCTCACCGCTCTGCTGTGGTCCGGGGCGCAGGTGGCGATCGTGCACATCGGCGACTGTCGTGCCTATCTGCTGCGCGGTGGCGAACTGACCCGCATCACCCACGATCACACCCTCGTGCAGTCCCTTGTCGACGAGGGCAGGCTCACGCCGGAGGAGGCCGAAACCCACCCGCGGCGGGCCACCCTGACTCGAGCCCTGCACCGCGAGCACGCCGAACCCGACCTGCAAATCCGGCAGGCCCGAGTTGGGGACCGGTACCTGCTGTGTTCCGATGGTGTCCATGGCGTGCTCGCCGAGACCGCCCTCGCCGCGACGCTGGCCGACAGCGGGTCCGCCGAGCAGGTCGCCGACGCCCTGCTCGCACACGTGGCCGACAACGGCACCCCGGACAACGCGGCCTGCGTGGTGGTGGACGTGCTGCCCGCCTGA
- a CDS encoding tyrosine-type recombinase/integrase — MTKALAPLGQVDKTTRERFAEFLRIYASLNTRLAYATDLGIPLDWVPGYRAPDPARRRGRARKAQPTGLEWLPWCLRNGFASFADVRVEHVERWLAELAEAGYSDATRARMLSAVSAFYRKYLLREGLAHTNPAALVDRSTQHLNRGKTTPATTKMWSFEACRALLMAAYLLAERHRHGHRDRAMVEVLLGTGVRAEELVGVNIDDYHRPTPGGPASLRVHGKGAKDRLVALAPPVADAVEAYLAERKPATVPARPASIGRSAPEPLFVTRTGARVHVSHVRAVLRRLCATFAPPPDAAPPRARWLRELLTTEQGAFIATHLAPLRDTIHPHSARHSYATHAISRGAEPRQVQKDLGHAALTTTEGYLHDATTLASSAAHELSPALHRGWL, encoded by the coding sequence ATGACCAAGGCCCTTGCCCCGCTGGGGCAGGTGGACAAGACCACCCGGGAGCGGTTCGCGGAGTTCCTGCGCATCTACGCGTCACTGAACACCCGGCTGGCCTACGCCACCGACCTCGGCATTCCGCTGGACTGGGTGCCCGGCTACCGCGCGCCCGATCCGGCCCGCAGGCGCGGCCGCGCCCGCAAGGCCCAACCCACCGGGCTGGAGTGGCTGCCCTGGTGCCTGCGCAACGGGTTCGCCTCCTTCGCCGATGTTCGGGTGGAGCACGTCGAACGCTGGCTGGCCGAGCTCGCCGAGGCAGGCTACAGCGACGCCACCCGCGCCAGGATGCTGTCGGCCGTGTCCGCCTTCTACCGCAAGTACCTGCTGCGCGAAGGACTCGCCCATACCAATCCGGCCGCGCTGGTCGACCGCTCCACCCAGCACCTCAACCGAGGCAAGACCACCCCGGCCACCACCAAGATGTGGTCGTTCGAGGCCTGCCGCGCCCTGCTCATGGCCGCCTACCTGCTGGCGGAGCGGCACCGCCACGGGCACCGCGACCGCGCGATGGTCGAGGTGCTGCTCGGCACCGGGGTGCGCGCCGAAGAGCTGGTCGGCGTCAACATCGACGACTACCACCGACCCACCCCCGGCGGCCCGGCGTCCCTGCGAGTACACGGCAAGGGCGCCAAGGACCGCCTGGTCGCACTGGCCCCGCCGGTGGCCGACGCGGTCGAGGCCTACCTTGCCGAGCGCAAACCCGCCACCGTCCCGGCCCGCCCCGCTTCGATCGGCCGCTCGGCACCCGAGCCGCTGTTCGTCACCCGCACCGGCGCCCGGGTGCATGTTTCCCACGTCCGCGCCGTGTTGCGACGGCTGTGTGCCACGTTCGCGCCGCCACCGGACGCGGCACCGCCCCGCGCCCGCTGGCTCCGTGAGCTGCTGACCACCGAACAGGGCGCCTTCATCGCCACCCATCTCGCCCCGCTGCGCGACACCATCCACCCGCACTCGGCCCGGCATTCCTACGCCACCCACGCCATCTCCCGTGGCGCCGAACCGCGCCAGGTGCAGAAGGACCTCGGCCATGCCGCGCTGACCACCACCGAGGGCTACCTGCACGACGCCACCACACTGGCCTCCTCGGCGGCCCACGAACTGTCCCCGGCGCTGCACCGCGGCTGGCTGTAG
- a CDS encoding HEAT repeat domain-containing protein — MLIGEVARRCGVSARMLRHYDSLGLVRPTGRTVGGYREYREADIRRILHVEGLRSLGLSLRQVGRALEDPSFAPATLISDLIERTEDRLKREQELLERLRAIETSAPAGWQGVLRTVELLHGLNSPSAAHRQQAVLAPAEDRPVPAELLAKAVLGESDPNVAGALRWALARAGGAGVASVASGVYSENVDIRRRAVLAIAQLPGDESTAVLTDALGDSDTTVRARAALALGRRGETAAVPTLVDLVLAGRNDVEAAEVLGRLSLESGCQDWITGSLVDQLAAHADSAVRIRLTQALVELPGARARSALRELAQDDDRAVARIASALAGALEARSDD; from the coding sequence GTGCTGATCGGCGAGGTGGCACGCCGCTGCGGGGTGAGTGCCCGGATGCTCAGGCACTACGACTCACTCGGGCTGGTGCGGCCAACGGGCCGCACCGTGGGTGGCTACCGCGAGTACCGCGAGGCGGACATTCGCCGGATCCTCCACGTGGAAGGTCTGCGGTCCCTGGGGTTGTCGCTGCGACAGGTCGGCCGGGCCTTGGAGGATCCTTCCTTCGCTCCGGCCACACTGATCAGCGACCTCATCGAACGGACCGAGGACAGGCTGAAGCGGGAGCAAGAACTGCTCGAACGGCTCCGCGCCATCGAAACCTCGGCGCCCGCAGGCTGGCAGGGCGTCCTGCGCACCGTCGAACTGCTGCACGGACTCAACTCGCCCAGCGCGGCACACCGGCAGCAGGCCGTGCTGGCCCCGGCCGAGGACCGGCCGGTCCCGGCAGAACTGCTGGCCAAAGCGGTCCTCGGTGAATCCGATCCGAATGTCGCAGGCGCCCTGCGGTGGGCCCTCGCGCGAGCGGGCGGAGCCGGCGTGGCGAGCGTTGCCTCCGGGGTGTATTCGGAGAACGTCGACATCCGGCGCCGCGCGGTCCTCGCCATCGCGCAGTTGCCCGGTGACGAGTCGACCGCCGTGCTCACGGACGCGCTCGGGGACTCGGACACGACAGTGCGCGCGCGTGCCGCGCTGGCATTGGGCAGGCGTGGCGAGACCGCTGCCGTGCCGACGCTCGTCGACCTGGTCCTTGCGGGCAGGAACGACGTCGAGGCGGCCGAAGTCCTGGGAAGGCTGTCGCTGGAGTCCGGATGCCAGGACTGGATCACGGGCTCGCTTGTCGACCAACTCGCCGCGCACGCGGACTCCGCGGTGCGGATCCGCCTGACCCAGGCTCTCGTCGAGCTGCCGGGAGCCAGGGCACGCAGCGCGCTGCGGGAACTGGCACAGGACGACGATCGGGCTGTCGCCCGCATCGCTTCGGCCCTGGCGGGAGCGCTCGAAGCGCGTTCAGACGACTGA
- a CDS encoding HEAT repeat domain-containing protein encodes MTGRRRWSPSTRHTGTHRARDCSTRLEAALTAGTQADPAFVDALVARCAVEPDFFVRDMLTWALTRLPAERTVPRLLTELRSQRAQARSQALHTLSKIGDSKAWPAITRSLLHDPDDEVARSAWRAAVVLVPAAEREGLATELAAQLGRGDREVRLSLSRALVALEDVIEPALRTGLDSADPAVRAHARATQRLLHDPDAGFDLAVDEANRVVALGSQRVGGTAC; translated from the coding sequence TTGACTGGGCGCAGGAGGTGGTCCCCATCGACTCGACACACCGGGACTCACCGGGCACGCGACTGCTCGACGCGGCTCGAGGCGGCGCTGACGGCCGGAACGCAGGCCGACCCCGCTTTCGTCGACGCGCTCGTGGCACGCTGCGCGGTCGAGCCGGACTTCTTCGTGCGCGACATGCTCACCTGGGCGCTGACCCGGCTGCCTGCCGAGCGCACGGTGCCCAGACTCCTCACCGAGCTGCGTTCGCAGCGTGCGCAGGCCCGAAGCCAGGCGCTGCACACGCTGTCCAAGATCGGGGACAGCAAGGCGTGGCCCGCGATCACGCGGTCGTTGCTGCACGACCCCGACGACGAGGTCGCGCGAAGCGCATGGCGTGCCGCCGTCGTCCTCGTGCCCGCAGCGGAACGGGAGGGGCTGGCCACGGAACTGGCCGCGCAACTGGGTCGCGGTGACCGGGAGGTGCGACTGAGTCTCAGCCGAGCACTCGTGGCACTCGAAGATGTGATCGAGCCCGCCCTGCGGACAGGACTGGACAGCGCCGACCCGGCGGTGCGAGCGCATGCCCGTGCCACACAGCGGCTGCTGCACGACCCGGATGCCGGTTTCGACCTGGCCGTCGACGAGGCGAACCGGGTCGTGGCGCTCGGTTCACAGCGGGTCGGGGGCACCGCGTGCTGA
- a CDS encoding YciI family protein, translating into MQYLVSVIDDKSNPGSTDRQPAISAFNERLIAEGYWVFAGGLADTDAATVVDNRGEQAVLSDGPFVESKEYLAGVWVWEAPDLDVALKLATEASKVCDRKIEVRPFL; encoded by the coding sequence ATGCAGTACCTGGTTTCCGTGATAGATGACAAGAGCAATCCAGGCAGCACGGACAGGCAGCCTGCCATCAGCGCGTTCAACGAACGACTGATCGCCGAGGGCTACTGGGTTTTCGCGGGAGGTCTCGCGGACACCGACGCGGCTACGGTCGTCGACAACCGGGGCGAGCAGGCAGTGCTCAGCGACGGGCCTTTCGTGGAGTCGAAGGAGTACCTCGCAGGCGTCTGGGTGTGGGAGGCCCCCGATCTGGACGTGGCGCTCAAGCTCGCCACCGAGGCGTCGAAGGTCTGCGATCGCAAGATCGAGGTGCGGCCGTTCCTGTGA
- a CDS encoding RNA polymerase sigma factor yields MSDVEEAITRAHHEEWARVVAALTRRFGDLDIAEEAAAEAVAIAVERWRIDGVPPNPGAWLTTTANRKAIDRIRRENKRDDKHKEAQLVYDDSVEPLGASDGAIEDDRLRLIFTCCHPALAMQTRVALTLRMVGGLTVPEIARAFLVQETTMERRITRAKAKIKAARIPYRVPTADDLPARVSGVLAVLFLVFNEGYLASGPGTDPVRHDLTAEAIRLTRLVRALLPDDGEVAGLLALMLLTEARRTARISASGELVPLDEQDRGAWDKALIAEGHRLVRERLAAAAAGAAPGRYQILAAINAVHTCARDIRDTDWSQILALYDQLVRLDPSPIIALNRAIAVAELDGPEVALAAVDQLEHGLAGYHAYHATRADLLRRLGRGQESRAAYDKAIDLAGNTAETTYLTRRRDQLR; encoded by the coding sequence GTGAGCGACGTCGAGGAAGCGATCACCCGGGCCCACCACGAGGAATGGGCCCGGGTGGTGGCCGCCCTGACCAGGCGGTTCGGTGACCTCGACATCGCAGAGGAGGCGGCGGCCGAGGCGGTCGCGATCGCCGTCGAGCGGTGGCGGATCGACGGCGTGCCACCCAACCCCGGTGCCTGGCTGACCACCACCGCCAACCGCAAGGCCATCGACCGGATCCGACGCGAGAACAAGCGCGACGACAAGCACAAGGAAGCGCAGCTGGTGTACGACGACTCGGTCGAGCCTCTCGGCGCCAGCGACGGTGCGATCGAGGACGACCGGCTGCGGCTGATCTTCACCTGCTGTCACCCGGCGCTGGCGATGCAGACCCGCGTGGCGCTGACGCTGCGCATGGTGGGCGGTCTGACCGTGCCCGAGATCGCCCGCGCCTTCCTCGTGCAAGAGACCACCATGGAACGGCGGATCACCCGCGCGAAGGCCAAGATCAAGGCCGCTCGCATCCCTTATCGGGTGCCGACCGCCGACGATCTGCCAGCTCGTGTCTCCGGCGTACTCGCCGTGCTGTTCCTCGTCTTCAACGAGGGCTACCTGGCCAGCGGCCCCGGCACCGACCCCGTACGGCACGACCTGACCGCCGAGGCGATCCGGCTCACCCGCCTTGTCCGAGCCCTGCTGCCCGACGACGGTGAGGTGGCCGGGCTGTTGGCGCTGATGCTGCTCACCGAGGCCCGCCGCACTGCCCGGATCTCGGCCAGCGGCGAACTGGTCCCCCTCGACGAGCAGGACCGCGGAGCCTGGGACAAGGCGCTGATCGCCGAGGGTCACCGGCTGGTGCGCGAGCGCCTCGCCGCTGCCGCCGCCGGGGCGGCTCCGGGTCGCTACCAGATCCTCGCCGCGATCAACGCCGTGCACACCTGCGCACGCGACATCCGCGACACCGACTGGTCGCAGATCCTCGCCCTCTACGACCAGCTCGTCCGCCTCGACCCCTCCCCGATCATCGCGCTCAACCGGGCCATCGCCGTGGCCGAGCTCGACGGCCCGGAGGTGGCGCTGGCGGCCGTCGACCAGCTCGAACACGGGTTGGCCGGATATCACGCCTACCACGCGACTCGGGCCGACCTGCTGCGCAGGCTCGGCCGCGGCCAGGAGTCACGCGCGGCCTACGACAAAGCCATCGACCTGGCGGGCAACACCGCCGAGACCACCTACCTGACCCGCCGCCGCGACCAGCTGCGGTAG
- a CDS encoding coiled-coil domain-containing protein — MTGQHTDSSEATAEDTRRIPPARRGSRDERREATVRALAAGEQAYCAYCGSPLPPLPPKGGRPTAYCPADADRYGTWGAKTITCAMLDEHREIWVTVYGADQPMTELDVHALDERLTAARTVLDPVRAELTALHNHVTGELAAALSARRVAEEQRDGAVAAAEAARAERDHAAAEAERAREQAADARERQSAAEKQAGEALAERDQALAARDAANREAEAAHADRQRALDQAAAAQQRIAELQDTLAGERAAALERLDQLRRDEEQARVELRTTLTEQWEQRLATQAEQFTRRQHEIQTVADQRITDLTEQLTRSTEHYAASLAPLHDQLATLRREVAERSSAAANAADQLAQLRHDLGRLIDTATAEGTDPTTHPATDDGALRQRLRALLDAGAERSDTP, encoded by the coding sequence GTGACAGGTCAGCACACGGACTCCTCGGAAGCGACCGCCGAAGACACCCGGCGCATCCCGCCGGCCCGTCGCGGCAGCAGGGACGAGCGAAGGGAGGCAACCGTGCGCGCCCTGGCGGCCGGAGAGCAGGCGTACTGCGCCTACTGCGGCTCACCGTTGCCCCCACTGCCGCCGAAGGGAGGCAGGCCGACCGCCTACTGCCCCGCCGACGCCGACCGCTACGGCACCTGGGGCGCCAAGACCATCACCTGCGCGATGCTGGACGAGCACCGCGAGATCTGGGTCACCGTCTACGGCGCCGACCAGCCCATGACCGAGTTGGATGTGCACGCACTGGACGAACGCCTCACCGCCGCGCGGACCGTGCTGGACCCGGTGCGCGCGGAGCTCACCGCCCTGCACAACCACGTCACCGGTGAGCTGGCGGCGGCGCTGTCGGCCCGCCGGGTCGCCGAGGAGCAACGCGACGGCGCTGTCGCGGCGGCCGAAGCCGCTCGCGCCGAGCGCGACCACGCGGCCGCCGAAGCCGAGCGGGCTCGGGAGCAGGCCGCCGATGCGCGGGAGCGGCAGTCCGCCGCCGAGAAGCAGGCAGGCGAGGCGCTGGCGGAGCGCGACCAGGCGCTGGCAGCTCGCGACGCGGCCAACCGCGAGGCGGAAGCGGCCCACGCCGACCGCCAGCGTGCGCTCGATCAAGCGGCCGCCGCGCAGCAGCGCATCGCCGAACTACAGGACACCCTCGCAGGCGAGCGTGCCGCCGCCCTGGAACGGCTGGACCAGCTGCGCCGCGACGAGGAGCAGGCTCGGGTCGAGCTGCGCACAACCCTCACCGAGCAGTGGGAGCAACGCCTGGCGACCCAGGCCGAACAGTTCACCCGCAGGCAACACGAGATCCAGACCGTGGCCGACCAGCGCATCACCGACCTCACCGAACAACTCACCCGGTCCACCGAGCACTACGCGGCCAGCCTTGCCCCGCTGCACGACCAGCTGGCCACCCTGCGGCGCGAGGTCGCCGAGCGATCCAGCGCGGCGGCCAACGCCGCTGACCAACTCGCCCAACTCCGGCACGACCTGGGCCGGCTCATCGACACCGCAACCGCCGAAGGCACCGACCCCACCACCCATCCCGCCACCGACGATGGTGCACTGCGGCAGCGCCTGCGGGCACTGCTCGACGCCGGCGCGGAGCGGAGCGACACACCGTAG